TATTTATATTATATCATATAAACTGAAAAATAAAACAAATGTATGATATTTGTTGAACATATATTATACATTAACTTATTTGGATAATTGTTTGATTATATACTACAAAGGTAAAGATAAATCAAATAAATTGATAATTAAGCTTTATAATTTTTTAAAGCTTCAACTATTCTATTAGATATAGCTTCGTATCCAGAACTATTTGGATGAAAATTATCTACTGTTAAATAATTTTGTAAATTATATTTAAATAGATCATAAGTTGGTATAAAAATAGCATTTGAGTCTAGCGATACAAGCTGTTGGCTTTGATAGTTCCAATCATTTAAAATACTAACTTTATCTGGTGTAAGATCCTTTCCGAAAGGATTATATAGCCCGATAAAAATTACCATGGATGATGGGTTGTTATCTCTTATTATTTTAAAGGTAGCTTTTAAATTGCTTAAATAGGTATCTTCAATATTTTTTATTTTTGTTGTAGATGATGTTATATCCATATTTTTTAGCTTGCTTATCTCATTACCACCTATAGATATGAAGATTATAGATGAACCTTTGATATAGGATATATTTTGAGGATTTTGCACTATATTTAATAATTCACTGGATACATCTCCGTTTACAGCTAGGTTATTTATTTTAATTTCTTTTGGTGTTTTACTTTTCCAATAATCTGAGAAGTAACCAGAAAAGCCAAGTCCTTTTTCATCTCCAGTTCCTTTTGCTAGAGAATCTCCAAGAACTAATATGTTATATAAGTTCGAATTCAATTCATTAGTTTCTTTAGGAGGTTCAATATCAGTATGCGTTATTTCTTTAGGAGGTGCAGAACTTATTGACAATGCTGTTAAAAAGCCTGTAATTAATGTAACGGTAGATATTATGGATAGTAATAAAATTAGTTTCCAGCGTAAGTTTTTTAACATTTTAATCGCCTCCTTTTAAACTAATACATCCTGTTTAGTAAATACAGCAAAACTTATAATAAAAGCACATATGCCCCAGGTTAAAAGTACTAAAGTGCTAAAAAGTAAGGACATTCCAGGTATAGGTGTATATGAACCAGTAAGATATTGTGGCAGATTTAAATTTATGACAAAGAAATATTTTACTATGGGCCAGTCGGCTAAAAATAATTGAAGAAAACCTCCTCCAATTAATGTGGCCATCATTATGCCAATGGATGTAGCTGTATTTCTAACTAAAACAGAAACCATAAATGAAACTGTTCCAACAATAATTGATACAAACCAGCCAAGTGAATAAACAAGAATTACATATTGTAATTGAGTTACTTTTATAACGTTTGAAGTATCTAATATGCCAGAACTTGAATTAAAACCAGTTGCTATGGGCTCGTATAAGCCCCAATTATTAAATAAGAAGCCTGAGATTAAAAGGGATAATACTCCCATTTCTAAAATCACCAGTGAAAACAAAATTACAAGTGCTATATATTTGCTAAGGAGGATTTTCCATCTAGGTGTAGCTCTTGTTAACAGTACTTTGATAGTTTTTGCAGAAAATTCACCACATACACTATCTCCAGCTAATATTATTATTAGTAAAGGAAGGAGTACAAATATGGATTGCTCCATTAACTTTACTGTGAATTTTGCAGCACTTGGAGTAATAGGGTTTATATTATTGTCTAAATAATATTGATTCTGTTGAATCTTAATATTAATAGATGCTTTACTTGCTTCTGGAGTATCTGGTCTATTAAGTCTATTTTTTAAATCTTGTATTTGCTGTTTTTGTAATGACTGCCAGTCGATATTTTCAGTTTGATTAGTTGTTTTCATATATTTATCTATAGTATTTTTGTATTGATAATTCTGACCATATGAAAAGAGTGAAACTAAAATTAACATGATAGCAGTAATAAGTAACATTTTTCTTCTATATAACATTTTGTTTACTTCATTTTTAATTAATACTAACAAGGATGTCTCCTCCCTTCTAATTGATCATAGTATCTTCTTCTGTTAGAGATAAAAATAAATCTTCAAGAGTTTTATGTTTGGTATTTACGAATTTTATCTTAAGTCCTTCTTTAATTAAAGAAAGGTTAATTTCTTCAAGTTTGGATAAGTCAACTTTTGCTTCAATTCTTCCATCTTTTAAAAAGCCATCTATATTCCAGTTGTTTTTAAGAAACTCAAGCCCTTTTTCGTTATTATTTAAAACAAAGAAAACTTCCTGTTCATTAATGAGTTCTGATACTTTAGAATATTTTATTAAAGTACCATTTTTTACTATAGCAACCTTATCGCACATTAATTCTACTTCAGATATTAAATGACTAGAAATAAGAACAGCTATATTTTCTTTTTTGGAAAGATTTTTTATTATATTTCTAAATTCATTTATTCCTGATGGATCTAAGCCGTTAGTTGGTTCATCTAATATAAGAAGCTTTGGTTTATGGATAAGAGCTTGTGCTAGACCTAATCGCTGTTTCATACCTAAAGAATAAGTAGAAACTTTGTCATTTATTCTATTTTGCATACCAACAAGTTGTATTGCTTTATTAATATCATCAGAGGTAACATTTTTATTCATAGAACCTAGCATTTTTAGATTTTCTAAACCACTTAAATAATTGTACATATCTGGCCCTTCAATTATGCAGCCTACTTGTGACATTGCATTAACATAATCTTTAGTAATGTCATGATTATCAATTAGAATTTTTCCGCTAGTAGGAGAAGACAGTCCAACGATCATTCTTAAAGTTGTGGACTTCCCAGCTCCATTTGGTCCAAGAAAACCTAAAACCTCACCTTCAGTAATTGAAAAACTAATTCCTTTTACTATTTCCTTATTTTTTATCCGTTTACTGACATTATCTAATAATAATACAGGATTCATTCTAAAGCACCTCCTTTTTGTTTTAAATTGCTTAGTAATATTATTGTACATTTAAGAAATTATATTTCAACCAAAAAACGACTTAATTAGAAAAATATTTATGAACATTAATGTTTTCTGTTCAATTCAAGTTATTTTTGTTAAACAATATCAAATATAAGAAATCCGCATAATATGGTAGTAGATAATCGATAAAGATTATTATTAATACAAAGGAGAGAAGAAAATGGGAAACAGAGATGATAGATGCAACAAAAGTTGCAGATCAGACGATAGATGCTGTAGGTGTTGTAGATCAGATGGAAGAGAAAATACAAGTAATTGCAATATTGGTGGAAATATTAATAGACCAAATGGAACTCTTGGTGCACAAGCAAATAGAAGAAATTGTACACTAGGTGCCAATGATACAAGAGGCAGATGTAGATGTAGAAATAATCGTATGGAAGATGCGCTAGAGGATGCATATAATTGCGGATATCAGAATGGATATAATGCAGGCTATCCTCAAGGATTTCAAGATGGACGTACTTTAGGAGCTCAAGAAGGATTTCAACAAGGCTGCAGGGCAGGACAGGAAAAGGCAAAACAAGAAATATTAGCTGGAATAAGAAGAAGATGCTGTTGCTGCAGATGTTGTTAGTGGATCAGATATAAAAATAGAGTTATATTAAATAATATAAAAAGAGGAGGAAACTCCTCTTTTTAAAAATATATTTTATAAATATCAGTGTTAAATACTTAACAATCAATTCGTTTTGATTTCCTTTTGAAATCTTTTATGTTTTTTATAATTCTTTTTACAAAAGAATATCTAATAAAATTAGGGTAAAAATATTATTTATGAACATAATAAACCTATTGATAATAAAAATCTGTATATATTGATAAAAAATTTAAACATAGGCAAAGATTGTTCTAATTTATGATATAATTAAAAAAGTAACAATATTTTTAACTATATGGAGGTAAGATATAGAGATGAGTAAAAGTATATCATTAGATTTATCAAAAGTTGCACCTTATTTAAACATGACTGAAATTGATTATATGGAGGAAATGGTTAAAAGTGCTCATGATAAATTACATAATGGAACAGGAGCAGGAAATGACTTTTTAGGATGGATCGATCTACCAGTAAACTATGATAAAGATGAATTTGCTAGAATTAAGAAGGCAGCAGAAAAAATTAAATCTGATTCAGAAGTTTTAATAGTAGTTGGAATTGGAGGATCATATCTTGGTGCTAGAGCAGCAATTGAAATGTTAACTAATAATTTTCATAATGCACTAGACAATGACAAGAGAAAAGCTCCTAAAATTTTTTATGTAGGAAATAATATAAGCTCAACATATATGGCAGAATTACTACAAGCAATTGAAGGTAAAGATGTAAGTGTAAATGTAATTTCAAAATCAGGAACTACAACTGAACCAGCAATTGCATTTAGAATTTTAAGAACATATTTAGAAAATAAGTATGGAGTAGATGAAGCTAGAAAGAGAATTTATGCTACAACTGATAAGGCTAAGGGAGCATTAAAGACTTTAGCAGATGCTGAAGGTTATGCTAGCTTTGTAGTTCCAGATGATATTGGAGGAAGATTCTCTGTATTAACAGCAGTTGGATTATTACCAATAGCAGCAGCTGGAATTGATATTGATGAAATGATGAAAGGTGCTGCTGATGCAAGAGAAGTTTATTCAAATCCATCTCTTAATGAAAATGATGCTTATAAGTATGCAGCAGTTAGAAATGCTTTATATAATAAAGGAAAGACAATTGAATTATTAGTAAACTACGAACCATCTCTTCACTATTTCAATGAATGGTGGAAACAATTATTTGGAGAATCAGAAGGTAAGGACAATAAGGGATTATTCCCAGCAGCTGTTGACTTTAGTACAGATCTTCATTCAATGGGGCAATATGTTCAAGAAGGAAGAAGAATTCTTTTTGAAACAGTTATTAACGTAGAAAAGGCTAAATATGAAATTAATATAGAAGAAGCTGATAATGATTTAGATGGATTAAACTTTTTAGCAGGAAAAACTATGGATTTTGTTAATAAGAAAGCTTTCCAAGGAACTGTATTAGCTCATAATGATGGTGGAGTTCCAAACATGATAGTAAATGTTCCTGAAATTTCAGCATATTATTTTGGATATATGGTTTACTTCTTTGAAAAGGCTTGTGGAATTAGCGGATATCTTTTAGGTGTAAATCCATTTAATCAACCAGGAGTTGAAGCTTACAAGAAAAATATGTTTGCGCTTTTAGGAAAACCAGGTTATGAAGATGTTAAAGCAGAATTAGAAAAGAGACTTTAATCTAAATGAAGATTATAATTGATGGAGATGCTTGTCCAGGCATCTCCATTATTGAAAAAGTAGCTAAAACCTATGAGGTGCCAGTAATAATTTATTGTGATATAAATCATTTTATTCAAAGTGATTATTCAGAAGTTAAAATTGTAGATAGTGGATTCCAAAGTGTTGATATGTATGTGATGAATGAAACAAAGCAAGGAGATATTATTGTTTCTCAAGACTATGGAGTTGCTGCAATATGTCTATCAAAAAAAGCAAAAGTCATAAATCCTAAAGGCTATATTTATGATGAACAGAATATTGATAGGCTATTAGAAGAACGACATATATCACAGAAAATAAGAAAAGGAGGGGGGAAGACCTCCAATCCTAAGAAAAGAACTGAAGATGATAACTTGAGACTAGAAAAGAATTTAATAAGAATTATAAGAGAATAATTATGTGTTTGAAGCTTAATTTTATAGGCTTCTTTTTTTTATTTACTAAAATTATAGGTTAAAATCTAATTGTAAAAAAAATTTAATAATCAAACATGATATAATTAAAATAAAAATTAACTGAAGTTATTTACAAATAATGGTAAAATGTATAATATAGTATTAAGGTGGTTTTGAAAATGTGTATGAAGGGAGTATTTATTTATGGAGGAACTTCAGTTAAAGTATGTTGAGATAGCTTTTGATAAAAAAGCACCCCAAGAAGTTGATACTGAAATTAATATATCGGGAAGAATAGAAAATGCACTAGAGGAGTTAGAATATAAATTTATTGTTGGTAAGGGTGGCCTTTGGAATACTATTCA
The window above is part of the Clostridium saccharoperbutylacetonicum N1-4(HMT) genome. Proteins encoded here:
- a CDS encoding YaiI/YqxD family protein encodes the protein MKIIIDGDACPGISIIEKVAKTYEVPVIIYCDINHFIQSDYSEVKIVDSGFQSVDMYVMNETKQGDIIVSQDYGVAAICLSKKAKVINPKGYIYDEQNIDRLLEERHISQKIRKGGGKTSNPKKRTEDDNLRLEKNLIRIIRE
- a CDS encoding SGNH/GDSL hydrolase family protein; this translates as MLKNLRWKLILLLSIISTVTLITGFLTALSISSAPPKEITHTDIEPPKETNELNSNLYNILVLGDSLAKGTGDEKGLGFSGYFSDYWKSKTPKEIKINNLAVNGDVSSELLNIVQNPQNISYIKGSSIIFISIGGNEISKLKNMDITSSTTKIKNIEDTYLSNLKATFKIIRDNNPSSMVIFIGLYNPFGKDLTPDKVSILNDWNYQSQQLVSLDSNAIFIPTYDLFKYNLQNYLTVDNFHPNSSGYEAISNRIVEALKNYKA
- a CDS encoding ABC transporter ATP-binding protein, which translates into the protein MNPVLLLDNVSKRIKNKEIVKGISFSITEGEVLGFLGPNGAGKSTTLRMIVGLSSPTSGKILIDNHDITKDYVNAMSQVGCIIEGPDMYNYLSGLENLKMLGSMNKNVTSDDINKAIQLVGMQNRINDKVSTYSLGMKQRLGLAQALIHKPKLLILDEPTNGLDPSGINEFRNIIKNLSKKENIAVLISSHLISEVELMCDKVAIVKNGTLIKYSKVSELINEQEVFFVLNNNEKGLEFLKNNWNIDGFLKDGRIEAKVDLSKLEEINLSLIKEGLKIKFVNTKHKTLEDLFLSLTEEDTMIN
- a CDS encoding ABC transporter permease; translation: MLVLIKNEVNKMLYRRKMLLITAIMLILVSLFSYGQNYQYKNTIDKYMKTTNQTENIDWQSLQKQQIQDLKNRLNRPDTPEASKASINIKIQQNQYYLDNNINPITPSAAKFTVKLMEQSIFVLLPLLIIILAGDSVCGEFSAKTIKVLLTRATPRWKILLSKYIALVILFSLVILEMGVLSLLISGFLFNNWGLYEPIATGFNSSSGILDTSNVIKVTQLQYVILVYSLGWFVSIIVGTVSFMVSVLVRNTATSIGIMMATLIGGGFLQLFLADWPIVKYFFVINLNLPQYLTGSYTPIPGMSLLFSTLVLLTWGICAFIISFAVFTKQDVLV
- a CDS encoding glucose-6-phosphate isomerase, translating into MSKSISLDLSKVAPYLNMTEIDYMEEMVKSAHDKLHNGTGAGNDFLGWIDLPVNYDKDEFARIKKAAEKIKSDSEVLIVVGIGGSYLGARAAIEMLTNNFHNALDNDKRKAPKIFYVGNNISSTYMAELLQAIEGKDVSVNVISKSGTTTEPAIAFRILRTYLENKYGVDEARKRIYATTDKAKGALKTLADAEGYASFVVPDDIGGRFSVLTAVGLLPIAAAGIDIDEMMKGAADAREVYSNPSLNENDAYKYAAVRNALYNKGKTIELLVNYEPSLHYFNEWWKQLFGESEGKDNKGLFPAAVDFSTDLHSMGQYVQEGRRILFETVINVEKAKYEINIEEADNDLDGLNFLAGKTMDFVNKKAFQGTVLAHNDGGVPNMIVNVPEISAYYFGYMVYFFEKACGISGYLLGVNPFNQPGVEAYKKNMFALLGKPGYEDVKAELEKRL